A section of the Ornithinimicrobium sufpigmenti genome encodes:
- a CDS encoding zinc-dependent alcohol dehydrogenase — protein MRALTWQGVEDVRVETVPDPVIQEPTDAIVRVTSTAICGSDLHLYKVLGAYLDQGDVLGHEFMGIVEEVGGQTGDLKVGDRVVVPFTICCGTCWMCSRGFFAQCETTQNREQGKGASLFGYTELYGQVPGGQAEMVRVPQAQFGPVRLPEHGADERYLYLSDILPTAWQGVKWAEVPEGGTLAVMGLGPIGQLAVRSARHLGLRVIGVDLVPERMALAAEWGAEIIDLRDGLDDAADVGAAVRDLTEGRGADGVLDAVGMEAHGNPVSEKMINAVGKLPGLVAKPMIENLGIDRLAALHASLEAVRRAGTVSLSGVYGGAVDPMPMLDMFDKGLTLRMGQCHVKQWTPELLELVSQDEDVLGLESLATHRVPLEDAPAMYETFQKKEDGCIKVVLKP, from the coding sequence GGACGTGCGGGTGGAGACGGTCCCGGACCCGGTCATCCAGGAGCCCACCGACGCGATCGTGCGGGTCACCTCGACCGCGATCTGCGGGTCGGACCTGCACCTGTACAAGGTCCTGGGCGCCTACCTGGACCAGGGCGACGTCCTGGGTCACGAGTTCATGGGCATCGTGGAGGAGGTGGGCGGGCAGACCGGTGACCTGAAGGTGGGGGACCGCGTCGTCGTGCCCTTCACCATCTGCTGCGGCACCTGCTGGATGTGCTCGCGCGGCTTCTTCGCCCAGTGCGAGACGACGCAGAACCGTGAGCAGGGCAAGGGGGCGTCGCTGTTCGGCTACACCGAGCTCTACGGCCAGGTGCCCGGCGGTCAGGCGGAGATGGTGCGGGTGCCGCAGGCGCAGTTCGGGCCGGTCAGGCTGCCCGAGCACGGCGCGGACGAGCGCTACCTCTATCTCTCCGACATCCTGCCCACCGCCTGGCAGGGCGTGAAGTGGGCGGAGGTGCCCGAGGGCGGGACGCTGGCCGTCATGGGTCTTGGCCCCATCGGCCAGCTCGCCGTGCGCAGCGCCCGCCACCTCGGTCTGCGGGTCATCGGCGTCGACCTGGTTCCCGAGCGGATGGCGCTCGCGGCGGAGTGGGGCGCGGAGATCATCGACCTGCGTGACGGACTGGACGACGCCGCGGACGTGGGTGCTGCCGTCCGTGACCTCACCGAGGGCCGGGGCGCCGACGGTGTCCTCGACGCCGTCGGGATGGAGGCCCACGGCAACCCGGTCAGCGAGAAGATGATCAACGCCGTCGGCAAGCTGCCCGGCCTGGTCGCCAAGCCGATGATCGAGAACCTGGGGATCGACCGGCTGGCCGCTCTGCATGCCAGCCTCGAGGCGGTCCGCCGCGCCGGGACGGTCTCGTTGAGCGGCGTCTACGGAGGGGCGGTCGACCCGATGCCGATGCTCGACATGTTCGACAAGGGCCTCACGCTGCGGATGGGTCAGTGCCACGTCAAGCAGTGGACCCCCGAGCTGCTCGAGCTGGTCAGCCAGGACGAGGACGTGCTGGGGCTGGAGTCCCTGGCCACGCACCGGGTCCCGCTGGAGGACGCCCCGGCGATGTACGAGACCTTCCAGAAGAAGGAGGACGGCTGCATCAAGGTGGTGCTCAAGCCGTGA
- a CDS encoding thioredoxin family protein, producing MTTYATEQPRRETLDATQGPTVVIFGTDWCGYCRAADRYIAPALAEHPRLPVHAVEDGRGRALGRSYRVKLWPTLIFLRDGVEVARVVRPSRRQEIDEALATVTA from the coding sequence ATGACCACCTACGCCACCGAGCAGCCCCGGCGGGAGACCCTCGACGCGACGCAGGGACCGACGGTCGTGATCTTCGGCACCGACTGGTGCGGCTACTGCCGGGCGGCAGACCGCTACATCGCGCCGGCCCTGGCAGAGCACCCGAGGCTCCCTGTGCACGCCGTCGAGGACGGGAGGGGCAGGGCCCTGGGACGGTCCTACCGGGTGAAGCTCTGGCCGACCCTGATCTTCCTGCGTGACGGGGTGGAGGTCGCCCGCGTCGTCCGCCCCAGCCGGCGTCAGGAGATCGACGAGGCGCTGGCCACCGTCACGGCTTGA
- the rsmA gene encoding 16S rRNA (adenine(1518)-N(6)/adenine(1519)-N(6))-dimethyltransferase RsmA, translating into MTTEQPQEQPDEHGDHLEHLLGPAQVRELAARLGVRPTKAWGQNFVIDKGTVRRIVRAAEVGPDDVVLEVGPGLGSLTLALLPQVRHVTAVEIDPVLAGQLPETVATRAPHLADRLTVLQTDALRVAELPDPQPTALVANLPYNVAVPVVLHLLATVPTLETVLVMVQLEVAERLAAAPGSKVYGVPSVKANWYAEVSGAGRIGRNVFWPAPNVDSGLVRMVRREPPVTAASRQAVFAVVDAAFAQRRKTLRAALSGWAGSPAAAEEALRAAGVDPRARGEVLGVADFARIAAHRVRS; encoded by the coding sequence GTGACGACCGAGCAGCCGCAGGAGCAGCCCGACGAGCACGGGGACCACCTCGAGCACCTGCTGGGCCCTGCGCAGGTCCGCGAGCTCGCTGCCCGGCTGGGTGTCCGGCCCACCAAGGCGTGGGGCCAGAACTTCGTCATCGACAAGGGCACCGTCCGGCGCATCGTGCGGGCCGCGGAGGTTGGCCCGGACGACGTCGTCCTCGAGGTCGGGCCCGGCCTCGGCTCGCTCACCCTGGCCCTGCTGCCGCAGGTGCGCCACGTCACCGCCGTCGAGATCGACCCGGTCCTGGCCGGCCAGCTGCCGGAGACCGTGGCCACCCGCGCGCCGCACCTGGCCGACCGGCTCACGGTCCTGCAGACCGACGCGCTGCGGGTCGCCGAGCTGCCCGACCCGCAGCCGACCGCGCTGGTCGCCAACCTGCCCTACAACGTCGCCGTCCCCGTCGTGCTGCACCTGCTGGCCACCGTGCCCACCCTGGAGACGGTGCTGGTCATGGTCCAGCTCGAGGTCGCCGAGCGGCTCGCGGCCGCCCCCGGCAGCAAGGTCTACGGCGTGCCCAGCGTCAAGGCCAACTGGTATGCCGAGGTGTCCGGCGCCGGGCGGATCGGCCGCAACGTCTTCTGGCCCGCCCCCAACGTCGACTCCGGCCTGGTCCGGATGGTCCGCCGCGAGCCGCCGGTCACGGCTGCCTCCCGGCAGGCGGTCTTCGCCGTCGTCGACGCCGCCTTCGCCCAGCGGCGCAAGACCCTCCGGGCGGCCCTGTCCGGGTGGGCCGGGTCCCCCGCGGCCGCCGAGGAGGCGCTGCGCGCCGCCGGTGTGGACCCGCGGGCCCGGGGAGAGGTCCTCGGGGTGGCGGACTTCGCCCGGATCGCGGCCCATAGGGTGAGGTCATGA
- a CDS encoding 4-(cytidine 5'-diphospho)-2-C-methyl-D-erythritol kinase, which produces MTTDAVTVRVPGKINLGLFVGPLREDGYHELSTVFHAVSLFDHVTVQPADDWSVHVTGPFADRVPTDETNLALVAARTLASRRQRRATVPPVRIDIDKQIPVAGGMAGGSADAAATLVACRELWTLDHIENELLEVMAASLGSDIPFLLHGGTAIGSGRGEQITPVLARGELHWVLWAGEGLSLSTPAVYAELDRLREERGAEVGAPEPSGDLLTALRRMDTDAVAATLHNDLQEAAVSLHPILAEVLEAGQELGARAGVVSGSGPTVAFLVDSQAQAIDLSVGLAANGPTGEILRAVGPVPGTQLVHRVGQG; this is translated from the coding sequence ATGACGACGGACGCGGTCACGGTCAGGGTCCCCGGGAAGATCAACCTGGGCCTGTTCGTCGGACCACTGCGCGAGGACGGCTACCACGAGCTGTCCACCGTCTTCCACGCCGTCAGCCTCTTCGACCACGTGACGGTCCAGCCCGCCGACGACTGGTCCGTGCACGTCACCGGCCCGTTCGCCGACCGCGTCCCCACCGACGAGACCAACCTGGCCCTGGTCGCCGCCCGCACCCTGGCCTCCCGGCGGCAGCGCCGCGCCACGGTGCCGCCGGTGCGCATCGACATCGACAAGCAGATCCCCGTCGCCGGCGGCATGGCCGGCGGCAGCGCGGACGCCGCCGCCACCCTCGTGGCCTGCCGCGAGCTGTGGACGCTGGACCACATCGAGAACGAGCTGCTGGAGGTGATGGCCGCCAGCCTGGGCTCCGACATCCCCTTCCTCCTGCACGGCGGCACCGCGATCGGCTCCGGCCGCGGCGAGCAGATCACGCCGGTCCTGGCCCGGGGGGAGCTGCACTGGGTGCTGTGGGCGGGAGAGGGGCTGAGCCTGTCCACGCCGGCCGTGTATGCCGAGCTGGACCGGCTGCGGGAGGAGCGCGGCGCCGAGGTCGGCGCCCCCGAACCGTCGGGGGACCTGCTGACCGCCCTACGCCGGATGGACACCGACGCGGTCGCCGCCACCCTGCACAACGACCTGCAGGAGGCGGCGGTCTCGCTGCACCCCATCCTGGCCGAGGTGCTCGAGGCGGGCCAGGAGCTGGGCGCCCGCGCCGGCGTCGTGTCCGGCTCGGGGCCGACCGTCGCCTTCCTCGTCGACTCCCAGGCGCAGGCGATCGACCTCTCCGTGGGGCTGGCCGCCAACGGACCGACCGGGGAGATCCTCCGGGCGGTCGGCCCGGTCCCGGGCACCCAGCTGGTGCACCGCGTGGGGCAGGGTTGA